Below is a genomic region from Eupeodes corollae chromosome 1, idEupCoro1.1, whole genome shotgun sequence.
agaagcacatggcgcaggacagtcgaggcggaatcagcgccACTAGGCAAGAgatggagggagctgaaacacatctccggaaaccgtacactaTGTCgtgtaggcgtagtagaggccctatgcccctcaAAGGGTCCctaacggacttaacaggtctgaggacctaagttaAGGTAAAACAACAAGTCataaatataagtatttttagatttatttattaatgtttccatttatcaaatattttgggaaacaaaaaagaaatatttccaGTGCATTTTCGTGGTACCACTTTGTCGAGTATTTATCAAATTTAACAGGTttggaaatataatataatgaaCTTTGGACGCACTTACACAGTGGAGACATATTAAATGCGTACTTTATGTAAGGTGTCgctacagtcctatgtgaacAAGAGCCTCACCAAACAGACTTATCATATAACATAGTTTCAGAAATTGTTATCACTGTGggtgtttaaaaagtaaataaataaatagtttttatttttgtatcgtccaagttaaataagaattaaatatttttgtgctAATATTAGTTGCAtggctatatttttttaactgagTGAATGctacaagggcggatccagacttttaatcacacacttaacataaagatgagtttttaaGCACTGCCtaaaaatgttctctaaagGAGGCTgactaaattaaataacataatgtaccttagatttacatattttaaaggcttaactgacaactttagttattagatTATATTAGAACACTGCTGTCCACCAAGATACTCGTTTAACTGGATATCTTGGTTTGCAAAGAACCTAGTCCACATCATACTCATGGCTAGTTTTGCTTCATTACTTCTTTGTTTGGCATGTTTTGAAAAGAGATTGTGTTCAATCCAAACACCCAGGTACTTAAATTCTTGCACAACGTCGATGCTTACATTATTGAGAGAGTTCTTCAAAAATCATCACCTTTGTCTTTCTTGTATTGATGACTAACCCCTTTTCTCGCAAAATGTTTTCAGCCTGTTTATTTGTAATTGCAGAGTGTAAGAGTTTTCGGCGAGTAGTACTAAGTCATCATCATATAACAgaactttaatttgtatatcAGCAAACGATATCCCTCCTGGGAGTGTATCACAAATGTcgtcaacaaacaaagcaaaaagtaaTGGGCTTAAAATAcagccctgtggaacacctgcAGTTGTTTCACATCATTCTGAGAAGTCCGTTACATCCCATACAGATGGACTAAATTAAGCAAGAAATTTAGAGTACATGGTCAATAATTTTCTGGAGATTCCTATCGTTGAGAGCTTGTAAAGCAAAGCCTGTCTGTGAACTTTGTCAAATGCTGCCTTGAAATCTACGAAGCAAGCgtatagttttttctttgtatcaaTGGATTTTCTAGCAATGCTTGTCAAAGCAAATATTTGATCCATGATTTTCTCAACTGAccgaaaaccagcttggaacatacttaaaaggtttttttcttcGATCCATTTGGTAATCCTTTCGTATAGAATCGAAGCAAGAATCTTCCTCAAAGTGCTTAAAATAGAAATTCCTCAGAAGTTTTCCGGTAGGGTAGCATTACCGCTCTTGTGaattgcaaaaataactgcTTGGTTCTTGAATTGAACTGCGCTATTTTTAGAATTCTACTGGAATTCCATCTATGCCAGGagctttattgtttttcttatgaaGTGAAGAATCGAGTTCAGACAAAGATATTGGACAATTCAGTTCATCACCTACATCGAAAAAGTATGGTGATTAACCTCAGCCTATAAAAGAGCCTTAAAATGTTCTGCTAGCGTTTCAGCTCCAAGAGTGTTCACCAAATTTAGATTACGACCACACAGTTCAGTAACGTTATTCcagaatgtttttgaatttttggattCCGATAGCTTTTTAACTAGATGTTTCAAGTACTCTTTTCTTTAAGATGCACACAGCGAAggtagatatttttgaaaaacaagacGTCTTTAGACCTTCAGATACACAAAACATAATTAGCAGAGGCTCTTACAATCGTTATCGTACCATATATTTCGTGGAATCAATGAATTGGTGTTATTGAGTAGATAGAGCTgattttttaatgacatttattattttttcgtgAACCGTTAACATTTAAGGTACATAGTTGGAAGAGTTGTCACTTCACTCAATAAAAAATACAGTAGTGGCTGGAAATATGTGTccatttactaaaataaaaaagttgaaatgaaACATTCCGGtggtgctatttttttttccgGAACTGTGCATATgcaacttaaacaaaatggttATAATGAAACATTATCCATtaatattccaatatttttaTCCAATAATCAGGAAAACTTTATAAAAcgcatcaacgctccagcccggaaggccATTGTGAtgccacatgaatcttaaggcttcctcctaagctcaatggaaccagcttgagtcccttacgaaacgtgagacgatgattatgctgatatgattcagatcgttaaagaagaactcTCCTAGGTAactcttgcgttttcgagccagagcagggcatgtacagaaaatatgaagaactgtttcctcctcttcctcgtccatacagcttctgcaaagcTAGTATGGAACTTCCTAACAGAATAGCAAGATATAAAAGATCTCGCCGAATAGGCCTAAGCTATTCTTTCTGGAGTGTACATGTAAAGACTACAAATTACGGTGGAGCGAATGGTTTTGATCCGAGCACTATTAAGTAGTACTATCAGGGCTGATGTATGTGTCTGACGTTTGAGTTGGTGTcattgttgatttttgttgCAGTGTTGAAAGTTGAGGTTGACATCgaactaaaaactttttcaccgaacaaaacaaaattcatctgCTTTCTGCTTGCTTCTGAAGTTAAGGATTGAAGTGCAttaacaaacaaacacaaaataaaaactacttttaattAGTTTTGCTCATAAATCTATAAATATGGAATCTAAAATGTGTTTAAACGACCTACGAAGTTACTCCCGTCACTGGCTAACAGAATTCATGGAAATCTATCGCACCGAGGAATGCCTTTGGCAAGGCAAACATCCCGACTATGCTAACCATGGTATTCGAAACGCATCCTATGATAAATTggtgaaaaaacttaaagaagtCGAGCCTAATCCAGATAGAGCTATGGTCGTGCGTAAAATTAACTCACTGAGATCAGCATTTAGGCGAGAGTATCGTAAGAAGATATCCAAGGACAACTACGAGTCAAGATTGTGGTACTTTGATAAACTGATGTTCATTGCTGATCAGAATCCGAAACGTTTGCATAATGCACAAAAGCGTgaactcaaaataaattttgatgatGACAGTATGGACTACGAGCAGGAGGAGGAATCTGAAAAACATGAGATTAATCAGATTGAGGAACAACACATTGCACTCGCGACAGAACCGATTCGTTGCCATGTTATAAAATCTGAAAATAACAACGGTGATAGCTCCCTTCAGCAACAACAGAACCAATCAATTCCACAACAGCCACAACAGTCCTCACTCAAAGTCCTAGATATTACATCGTTGGATGTGAATTCACAACGTGAGATACAACAGGTGATGAGAAaaagagaaaacttaaaaatgtatacctaGGTCTATTTCTTTATGTACCTTTAAAGACTACTATTTTCATAGATTTTTAGTAAGAAATTATCAAAACTAAGATAAGGGACTAATTTAGCAAACTTACTGCTTTTCTGCACACAATTTCTCTTCACCTGTTCTTAGTGTGCATCCTTTCAGcaacatcttttttaaaatgatctgttggtttttgaattaaagaaaatatatgcaTTCaggtacataatttctctaaaaattaaaaacaaatttcacttCAGTTTTCATGAGATTCatagcttttatattaaatcaatAGATAGATACATATACGTACATGTTCGTTGTTTTGCAAGTAGCCATTAGTAACCTTTATATTCTTAATATTCacgtttaaatctcagttctagagcatccaaagcaaatttacttcaaaaagtagatttctttaattctttaagattttaaaagtttttgtatttaaaagaaaacaaatttaaaacaacaaaaagacttTAGAAAACCTTACactatttacatatgtatgtgtgccAAAAAAAAGATGGAATTAAAGACGCGTTTCAGGattttaaaggcaacttaatattaaaatggcgattcaaagtttcttcttaaaaacctgaatatttgctctttcctCAGAATAGGAAAACCGCTTAATGGTGAATATCGTTTAATTACTAAAAAAtcatttgatgaaatttttcctatacaacttaactgtataagctttatagcGCCCCCTGGATCGTTAAAatttgtgcaatttttttttcattttcgactTATTTAAGGGTACTTTTTTTCACGATCTAAAGGAGGTTTAATTGtgcttgaatatttaaaaatacatctgTTTTGTGATTGTAATTATTAACACTTTAAAAACGAGAAGGATTTGAAGGCAAAGTTTCTATTTTGCAACAACCggtagaaacaaaaaaaatggaagaaggtTACATTGCTTTGTTCTaactgtttcttcttttttggtcTGATATTTGAATActgtaaaatcaaattttgtaaattgaaatttttttaggcCGTTGACTCTATcgaacaacaacaccaacagcaGCAGATGCAAAATGCCCACCACCAAGGTCAGCAAACACAAGTCACCCAGATTCATCATCAACAAGTCCCTACCATTCAAATATCCAGAGAACATCTTCCGACTCTCTTCAACTCGACAACATTCGATCATCCACGTCAAAATGATGAATTCGATGCCGTTGGCACAAATGTAGCCAGTAAACTACGAGTCATGAACCACACACAGAGAATCATCGCAGAAAAAGTAATCAGTGACATTCTTTTCAATGGACAACTTGGCAATTTGAATATTTCATCAACTTTAGTAAATTAATATAAGTATACTACCTagtattttctatatttacccatcattttaaaagctccaGGAATCAAATTCCAGCTGAAATGGtattcatattttgaaaattattcatgtCTTCATGTAAAACTTTAtgtatatagatatatatacaataacaatttaaatttcaacaaagcTTTAACAGTATTTTATTTAGGAGTTGGTAAAAAGAACAATTGTGATTATCTAACCATCGAGACTACTTAGACAAAGGATCCTTTGAAGACAACTTTCCCCACAAATATTTAGCACCCtggaaagtaaaacaaaaatgtcctttgaaacaatttgaattgattttttggtatttttcttaCTGTGATGATAGGTAAGTCTATCTTTTCCTCTTCCGTTACAAGAGCCTTGTTATCCTGTAATAGAGCCCATCCATAGTGCATTCCAATTATTGCTGGAATCATAACAATTGCGACTAGATTCCTTGAGACAAAGGATAACTTGGGAGTTTTTTTAGCTGTGTCGACAGGTGATAAGTCCTTCATTTTGATTTTagtttaacaaataatttagttgtgaaattgacacaaaaaatttattattgttttctttgcttctatttaaaaacttttcgtaAAATGAAAGGTGTTATGAATTGTGAAGAGGAAGACAcagattttgacgtttaattatAGGCCTGTTTATTTTAATGTGATTTTCATAGATGAATTTCGATGGTGCTGCCAAGTTAATATTTTGATTAGAAACTAACACAGTGATTTCAGTGCTTAAACAGAAGTTCCTGAAGACTACATCTTATGTGAGAGTGTGCTCTtaggataaaattaattttattataaaaggaagatatatttcaaaataagatcCACTCACAATTCTCATAATACGTCATACACTACTAAATTTTGCAATATGataaacactttttaaatttcacaatATAAGTCATTGACCATCACatcaaactttaacaaaaatgcTTAGTATTGATATCCCGGGTCGAAAAGATATTTCGGGTTCCCAAAAATACTCTTAAAAAGTGGTTCTACATTTTAAGTTAAGCTTGCTTTCTTGCAGGTTTGGcggaacaaaattataattaattttaaaaaattgttgtatttttctttaaaaacattttttttggcaagGAAACTAACGACATCTATTATTGTAAGCTTtgacaaaataatcaaaatataaaatcaagttCAAAAGTGTCTTCAAATTTCCGCTTAACCTCAATGAATAAATGACGCCACCGCGAAGTTGGCTACTAGTAGTCTATATTTAGTAGTTCAACGAGCGCAATATTTGCATGAATTGACTTTTATCAACTGCAAAATGAAAAATCACTTATTGAACTGAAGATTTTTTTAAGCTCAGAACCATTTGGGCCCGGTCAGAATTTTCCCGGCTTACACTACTGAGCCAAAGCTAATTTGACAGAacgattatttttatatatatttcatttcgagcacaaacaaaaaaatgtgttttggaATATAAATCAATAtagaaaaggttttttttataaagtatccAGCTATTTGTCTaggaaaatatcttaaaattacgCAACTATAAGCAGGAAAACATGCCcacaaataataatcaaatctattaaaaattggcaattgactaagaaaaaataaaatgaaaatatgaaacataaggaatttatttaattgaacttTTGGTCGAGATAGACTGAGACAGTTAAATAGTTGCTAAGTGGCGAGATAAGATGATTGAAACAGACAGAACTAATTGCTTCGTTGAATTGAAAGAGCCGAAACGAGCCACCTCAGTTTCGCAACACTCAGTTGATTTTGGAACGGCTTGGGTCCAGCGTAAGAGGTTTTgtggaaaaattttaattcatttccaAACACCAGCCCTATCCTAAAATGTCATAAGGTTCAGAATTGATCAAAAAGCCCAAAATTGGTCACAAGACCAATCGCCAAAAACCAACTAATGGGTTGCTATTGAATTTGTCGCAcaaaagagccattgtttcggtagctgtgtggcaagtggcaccgtcctgttgaaacagCATATCGTCAATAACCATATCTTAAAATTCGggccataaaaagttcgttatcatctcacgatgACCACGACCACGACCATTGGCAGTAAGTAACTGGCTGACATGCCTCATTAGGAAAAAATCCCTCTTGGAGTATCATTCACCCAAATACGGAAATTCTGCTTTTTGACTAATCCAATTGATGAAAATATTCCTCAgcattgaaaatgatttttttcgaaaatttatcaTCTGACCATTGATGACGCTTGAGATATTCAAAAGCCtatagttcttgagtcaattttACCTTGTAAGCTTGTAATTGCAATTCTTTATGCACAATGCTCATCAAAGACGCGTGTGCGAAGTGTAATTATTGGGCAAGACGATGAGTTGAGATAAATTTTCAGCACTATGAGCTATACGAACAAGTACTGGAGTTTTCACATATCTTACATATCTAGTTTGCTCTAATTGCTCGATTTTTCCGATTTAGACTGACCGAACAAATGACGAAGTGTACGCAtttatgcattttgatttgaacagACATTTTCATtataagcctgaataactttcATCTCATTGATCGTTTGATTGAGAAACttcaaaagaaatgaaaaaaaaaactttacgttTAGTCGTCGGT
It encodes:
- the LOC129942337 gene encoding uncharacterized protein LOC129942337 codes for the protein MESKMCLNDLRSYSRHWLTEFMEIYRTEECLWQGKHPDYANHGIRNASYDKLVKKLKEVEPNPDRAMVVRKINSLRSAFRREYRKKISKDNYESRLWYFDKLMFIADQNPKRLHNAQKRELKINFDDDSMDYEQEEESEKHEINQIEEQHIALATEPIRCHVIKSENNNGDSSLQQQQNQSIPQQPQQSSLKVLDITSLDVNSQREIQQAVDSIEQQHQQQQMQNAHHQGQQTQVTQIHHQQVPTIQISREHLPTLFNSTTFDHPRQNDEFDAVGTNVASKLRVMNHTQRIIAEKVISDILFNGQLGNLNISSTLVN
- the LOC129942338 gene encoding uncharacterized protein LOC129942338; translated protein: MKDLSPVDTAKKTPKLSFVSRNLVAIVMIPAIIGMHYGWALLQDNKALVTEEEKIDLPIITGAKYLWGKLSSKDPLSK